The Thermodesulfobacteriota bacterium genome contains a region encoding:
- a CDS encoding DUF1232 domain-containing protein, translated as MMWARLKAWARDIKRDVTALYLAGRDPRVPWYAKAMAMATAAYAFSPIDLIPDFIPVLGYVDELFVLPLFIWLTVRMVPAEVMIDLRLEAARRLAEERPRSVVGAIFIVMIWLSIAAAGIWLIK; from the coding sequence ATGATGTGGGCGCGACTGAAAGCATGGGCGAGGGACATCAAACGGGACGTCACGGCTCTCTACCTGGCCGGAAGGGATCCCAGGGTCCCCTGGTACGCCAAGGCGATGGCCATGGCGACGGCGGCATACGCCTTCAGCCCCATCGACCTGATTCCCGATTTCATCCCGGTGCTCGGCTATGTGGACGAGTTGTTCGTTCTTCCGCTCTTCATATGGCTCACGGTCCGAATGGTGCCGGCCGAGGTCATGATCGACCTTCGGCTGGAGGCCGCCCGGCGTCTTGCGGAAGAACGTCCCCGCAGCGTGGTGGGAGCGATCTTCATTGTCATGATCTGGCTCTCGATCGCCGCTGCCGGCATTTGGCTTATCAAGTGA